In Chitinophaga sp. H8, a single genomic region encodes these proteins:
- a CDS encoding aryl-sulfate sulfotransferase — MKSILFLASFICLVQACRKHQADTTPEDHTTQKILERMADSGYLLNSFIQEDAAYLFHFETEDVRIPVTDIKNISEDKALWKTQVTLRDGTVLTIPSKGDGLDFMVKEITLNPSGFNPLAAVADVWLPAAGRVKVTVYGKEGSSGTISHLCQSVTERQQVPVFGLYAGYDNTVQLTFTDKNGNERGSTKLHIKTNPLPIQNFPVPRTVTAQPQKMEPGLNLVSYPGESELDVSCPYMVDAEGEIRWILLLKNSPDLQRFGAAIGLKRRKNGNFLSGDGQLHRIVELDMFGKLIKQWDLSKLNYTFHHEVAEAANGNFLITVSKSGARLVNGNPRINDHIIELDPASGAVVKEWDLSKMLDTSRYEKSDGITPPMFSQSPGNWAHNNGVTELGDDLLITMRYQGLASFTRTGNLRWIISPHQGWSEPYRKFLLRPVDEEGHLLTDTKVITGEAAAPGFDWAWGPHTPVSLPNGNILVFDNGFNRHFIPNAQTANYSRVVAYRVDEAKGTIQQLWSYGQSRGLQGFSQALSGVQYLKQTGHVLFCPGMGVSTSKGYGGRVVEIDPLTKEVIFDLEITAPSNTAFHRVTRIPLYPDNI; from the coding sequence ATGAAGAGCATACTGTTCCTCGCCTCCTTTATATGCCTGGTACAGGCCTGCCGTAAACATCAGGCTGATACTACGCCTGAAGATCATACCACACAAAAGATACTGGAGCGGATGGCAGATAGTGGCTATCTGCTGAATAGCTTTATACAGGAAGATGCTGCTTATCTTTTCCACTTCGAAACGGAAGATGTACGCATCCCTGTTACGGATATCAAAAACATCAGTGAAGACAAAGCGCTCTGGAAAACACAGGTAACACTACGTGATGGTACCGTTCTCACCATCCCTTCGAAGGGGGACGGCCTGGATTTTATGGTGAAGGAAATAACCTTAAACCCCTCCGGATTCAATCCCCTTGCTGCTGTGGCAGACGTATGGCTCCCCGCTGCAGGAAGGGTAAAGGTGACGGTTTATGGAAAGGAAGGTTCTTCCGGTACCATTTCACATTTGTGCCAGTCAGTTACCGAGCGTCAACAAGTACCGGTATTCGGGCTCTACGCCGGATATGATAACACGGTACAACTTACCTTCACCGATAAAAACGGTAATGAACGCGGCAGCACAAAGCTGCACATCAAAACCAACCCTTTACCTATACAGAACTTCCCGGTGCCACGAACAGTAACGGCGCAACCTCAAAAAATGGAACCAGGTCTGAACCTGGTCAGTTATCCCGGCGAAAGTGAGCTGGACGTATCCTGCCCTTATATGGTAGATGCAGAAGGGGAGATCCGCTGGATACTATTACTAAAAAACTCGCCCGACTTACAACGTTTCGGTGCAGCCATTGGGCTGAAAAGGAGGAAGAACGGCAACTTCCTTTCCGGCGACGGACAACTTCACCGTATCGTAGAGTTGGATATGTTCGGCAAACTCATTAAGCAATGGGATCTCTCCAAATTAAACTACACTTTCCACCATGAAGTAGCTGAAGCTGCAAACGGCAACTTTCTTATTACCGTCAGTAAATCCGGGGCGCGTCTGGTAAACGGTAATCCTCGTATCAATGACCACATCATTGAACTCGATCCCGCTTCAGGTGCTGTGGTAAAAGAATGGGACCTGTCTAAGATGCTGGATACTTCCAGGTATGAAAAATCCGATGGTATCACACCTCCCATGTTTTCACAATCTCCTGGCAACTGGGCACACAATAATGGGGTTACGGAATTGGGTGATGACCTGCTGATCACTATGCGCTATCAGGGGCTGGCTTCGTTTACCCGGACAGGTAATCTGCGTTGGATCATTTCACCACACCAGGGATGGAGTGAACCCTATCGCAAATTTCTCCTTCGTCCAGTGGATGAAGAAGGACACCTGCTGACAGACACAAAAGTGATCACAGGCGAAGCTGCTGCACCTGGCTTCGACTGGGCCTGGGGACCACATACACCGGTAAGCCTTCCCAATGGAAACATCCTCGTGTTCGACAACGGGTTTAACCGGCATTTCATTCCCAATGCACAAACCGCGAATTATAGCCGGGTAGTAGCATATCGGGTGGATGAAGCAAAAGGAACCATTCAGCAATTATGGTCATACGGACAAAGCCGTGGCCTCCAGGGCTTTTCCCAGGCGCTTTCCGGGGTACAGTACCTGAAACAAACCGGACACGTACTGTTTTGCCCTGGTATGGGCGTATCCACTTCTAAAGGATATGGCGGGCGTGTAGTGGAGATCGACCCGCTCACAAAAGAAGTCATCTTCGATCTGGAAATCACTGCTCCCAGTAATACCGCTTTTCACCGGGTCACAAGAATACCATTGTACCCGGATAATATCTGA
- a CDS encoding glycoside hydrolase family 130 protein, which yields MRDQFQQRWEELMQQQEALLAQLNTPHQHHNGIVRRYRNPVITHHHVPIDWRYDRNPDTNPYCLERIGINTTMNAGAIKWNNKYLLMVRVEGTDRKSFFAIAESPNGIDQFRFWPRPVEIPDTDPHETNIYDIRLTAHEDGWIYGIFCSERHHPEAVPGDLSSALASAGIVRTKDLLTWERLPNLKASSQQRNVVLHPEFVNGKYALYTRPQDDFILAGTGGGIGWALIEDICNPVIREEQIINKRYYHTIKELKNGEGPHPIKTPKGWLHLAHGVRNCAAGLRYVLYTYLTALDNPAHLIAEPGGYLLAPDGMERIGDVSNVLFSNGWICDEDGTVYIYYASSDTRMHVAVSSIDKLLDHCLHTPADGLRSAESVKRINELINRNMAFRETYR from the coding sequence ATGAGAGATCAGTTTCAGCAACGCTGGGAGGAACTTATGCAGCAACAGGAAGCATTGCTGGCCCAACTGAATACACCGCATCAACACCACAATGGCATCGTACGCAGATACCGGAACCCGGTGATCACCCATCATCATGTACCCATCGACTGGCGGTATGACCGAAACCCGGACACTAACCCATATTGCCTGGAGCGCATTGGTATTAATACCACCATGAATGCAGGCGCCATTAAGTGGAACAACAAATACCTGTTGATGGTAAGAGTGGAAGGGACAGACCGGAAATCTTTTTTCGCTATTGCAGAAAGCCCCAATGGCATCGACCAGTTTCGCTTCTGGCCCCGGCCTGTAGAAATACCGGATACCGACCCACACGAAACGAATATATACGACATCCGGTTAACGGCACATGAAGATGGCTGGATATATGGTATTTTCTGCAGTGAACGCCATCACCCTGAAGCCGTGCCAGGCGACCTGTCTTCTGCGTTGGCCAGTGCTGGCATTGTACGTACGAAAGACCTGCTGACCTGGGAACGTCTCCCCAACCTCAAAGCCTCCAGTCAGCAGCGTAATGTGGTACTGCACCCGGAATTTGTGAACGGTAAATATGCGCTCTACACCAGACCACAGGACGATTTCATTCTCGCCGGTACTGGCGGAGGTATCGGCTGGGCATTGATAGAAGACATCTGCAACCCGGTTATCCGCGAAGAGCAGATCATCAACAAACGCTACTATCACACCATCAAGGAATTAAAGAACGGAGAAGGCCCTCATCCTATCAAAACCCCAAAAGGATGGCTGCACCTGGCGCACGGTGTACGAAACTGTGCAGCGGGGCTACGGTATGTATTATATACCTACCTGACCGCACTAGACAACCCTGCTCACCTGATTGCAGAGCCTGGTGGTTATCTGCTGGCACCGGATGGCATGGAACGTATCGGCGATGTATCGAATGTGTTGTTCTCTAATGGGTGGATCTGTGATGAGGATGGGACGGTATATATCTATTATGCCTCCAGTGATACCCGTATGCACGTGGCGGTATCGAGCATAGATAAATTACTCGATCATTGCCTGCACACGCCCGCTGATGGCCTCCGGTCCGCAGAATCAGTAAAGCGGATCAATGAGCTGATCAACAGGAATATGGCCTTCAGGGAAACCTACAGATAG
- a CDS encoding sodium:solute symporter family protein, translating to MKLAFIDILIIALYLVTMIVIGLIVKKRASKNLDEYFLGGKTLPYYLLGLSNASGMFDISGTMWLVYLAFVYGLKSLWIPWLWPVFNQVFMMVYLSIWLRRSNVRTGAEWIQTRFGYGSGAKLSHAIVVFYAVIGVVGFLSYGFIGIGKFMEVFLPWSAVSAYVPFDVPAAFVPHLYGIFFTGIATFYVILGGMQGIVWADAVQFAIMTISGVVIAATAMSAISPDMLATHIPAGWDNPFFGWELNLDWSHHIPAITGKIAADQYNLFAVFVMMMLFKGIFFSMAGPAPNYDMQKILACRTPREAALMSGSVSVFLMVPRYLMIMGFTLLAIVFFSDDFRQMGNGIDFETILPRAINQFSHAGMTGLLLAGLLSAFISTFASTVNAAPAYLINDVYLRYINPTASSKSQIQASYLISIAVVVFSTIIGFYIHDINSILQWIVSALYGGYIAANVLKWHWWRFNGYGFFWGMFTGILAAMIVPHLFPNTLPLYYFPVMLVISLIGCIAGTYCSKPVDEATLIDFYLRVRPWGYWGPIAQKAQARYPGLTRNTNFRRDVFNIAVGIVWQCCLTLLPMYIVLQYNLSLLSTLLVLGITTLILKKSWYDKMNREEEAYNKFMETIAVDRVTPVTAAP from the coding sequence ATGAAGCTCGCTTTTATCGATATACTCATTATTGCCCTTTACCTGGTTACTATGATCGTGATCGGTCTGATAGTCAAGAAAAGAGCATCTAAAAACCTGGATGAATATTTCCTTGGTGGTAAAACATTGCCGTATTACCTGCTCGGATTATCCAATGCTTCGGGTATGTTTGATATCTCTGGTACAATGTGGCTGGTGTACCTGGCTTTCGTTTATGGGCTGAAAAGTTTGTGGATTCCCTGGTTATGGCCTGTATTCAACCAGGTGTTCATGATGGTATACCTGTCCATCTGGCTGCGCCGCTCCAATGTACGTACCGGTGCAGAATGGATACAGACGCGCTTCGGCTATGGCAGCGGAGCAAAGTTATCTCATGCTATTGTAGTCTTCTATGCCGTCATTGGCGTAGTGGGATTTCTGAGTTACGGTTTCATCGGTATAGGCAAATTTATGGAAGTATTCCTACCCTGGAGTGCAGTATCCGCCTACGTTCCGTTTGATGTACCCGCTGCTTTTGTACCTCATCTCTACGGCATATTTTTTACCGGCATCGCCACCTTTTATGTAATCCTGGGAGGTATGCAAGGTATCGTGTGGGCAGATGCCGTACAGTTTGCCATCATGACGATATCAGGGGTTGTAATCGCAGCAACGGCTATGAGCGCCATCAGCCCCGATATGCTGGCCACCCATATACCTGCAGGCTGGGATAATCCTTTCTTTGGATGGGAACTTAACCTGGACTGGAGCCACCATATCCCCGCCATCACAGGGAAAATTGCCGCCGACCAATACAATCTCTTTGCCGTTTTTGTGATGATGATGCTGTTTAAAGGTATCTTTTTCAGTATGGCCGGCCCTGCTCCCAACTACGACATGCAGAAAATACTGGCTTGCAGAACACCCCGGGAGGCTGCACTAATGAGTGGTTCCGTATCAGTATTTCTAATGGTACCCCGGTATCTCATGATCATGGGCTTTACGCTGCTCGCCATCGTTTTTTTTAGCGACGACTTCCGGCAAATGGGTAACGGAATAGATTTTGAAACAATATTACCCCGGGCTATCAACCAGTTCTCCCATGCCGGCATGACCGGCCTGCTGCTGGCTGGCCTGCTGTCTGCATTCATTTCCACTTTTGCTTCTACCGTAAATGCAGCTCCTGCCTACCTGATCAATGATGTATACCTGCGGTACATTAACCCTACTGCTTCCAGCAAATCACAGATACAGGCAAGCTATCTGATCTCTATTGCAGTGGTAGTCTTTAGCACCATTATCGGCTTTTATATTCATGATATTAATTCTATCCTGCAATGGATCGTTTCCGCCCTCTACGGTGGATATATTGCTGCCAATGTGCTGAAATGGCACTGGTGGAGATTCAACGGCTACGGTTTCTTCTGGGGGATGTTCACAGGTATTCTTGCGGCCATGATCGTGCCCCACCTGTTCCCAAATACACTGCCATTATATTATTTCCCGGTAATGCTGGTAATATCACTGATCGGCTGCATTGCAGGCACCTATTGCTCTAAACCGGTAGACGAAGCAACTCTGATCGATTTCTACTTACGGGTGCGGCCCTGGGGATACTGGGGACCAATAGCACAAAAAGCCCAGGCACGCTATCCAGGCCTTACAAGAAATACCAACTTCCGTAGGGATGTGTTTAACATCGCCGTAGGTATCGTATGGCAATGCTGCCTTACCCTCCTTCCCATGTATATTGTATTGCAATACAACCTGTCTCTGCTAAGTACCCTGTTGGTGCTTGGTATTACTACGCTCATTCTCAAAAAGAGCTGGTATGACAAAATGAACCGGGAGGAGGAAGCGTATAACAAATTTATGGAAACGATTGCTGTAGATCGGGTAACACCTGTAACCGCTGCTCCTTAG
- a CDS encoding DUF6520 family protein: MNLKKMGLSVAVFAIAIAGAFATNVTFSEDGYTNLQQVPDQGSPCVYRKYCAGGSTTCTVTISGRMLQCLRLESNGTCSSTVLSQP, translated from the coding sequence ATGAACTTAAAGAAAATGGGTCTTTCTGTAGCGGTATTTGCGATTGCCATCGCAGGTGCTTTTGCTACCAATGTTACATTCTCGGAGGATGGGTATACCAACCTCCAGCAGGTACCTGACCAAGGCTCACCTTGCGTGTACCGGAAATACTGTGCTGGTGGATCTACTACCTGTACAGTAACTATATCAGGAAGGATGCTTCAGTGTCTGAGACTGGAATCCAATGGTACCTGCAGCAGTACGGTACTTTCACAACCTTGA
- a CDS encoding MauE/DoxX family redox-associated membrane protein, with product MLRKIVLETICLLFILLFVYTAVSKFLDYENFRAVIGQSPLVTRFAPVLAIVVPVAEIAIALLLVIPVYRRVGLYASFAMMMLFTVYIIVLVTLSEKIPCSCGGVISRMTWTQHLYFNIVFVLLALWGMWLYTKSVHT from the coding sequence ATGTTAAGAAAAATCGTTCTGGAGACGATATGTCTCTTATTCATTTTGTTATTCGTTTATACAGCGGTGAGTAAATTCCTTGATTATGAAAACTTCCGGGCTGTAATAGGACAATCTCCCCTTGTTACGCGGTTTGCACCGGTGCTTGCCATAGTAGTGCCTGTAGCTGAAATAGCTATTGCTTTGCTGCTTGTTATTCCGGTTTACCGGCGGGTGGGCCTCTATGCCTCTTTTGCAATGATGATGCTTTTCACTGTTTACATTATTGTATTGGTCACATTATCAGAGAAAATTCCCTGTTCGTGCGGAGGAGTTATTTCCCGTATGACCTGGACGCAACATCTATATTTTAATATCGTCTTCGTACTACTGGCGTTATGGGGTATGTGGTTATATACTAAATCCGTTCATACTTAA
- a CDS encoding SnoaL-like domain-containing protein, protein MIQETSKILTTQEIAARFDELAQQEKWFEIQETFFAENISSLEPPGSPYLEDAMGKAAVRKKAKDWVARITHVYGAYTTHPVVGGNHFAVGRGMDVTVEGFGRIKMDQIMLYEVKDGQIISEQFFY, encoded by the coding sequence ATGATACAGGAAACCAGTAAAATACTAACTACGCAGGAAATTGCGGCACGATTTGATGAGCTTGCCCAGCAAGAGAAGTGGTTTGAAATCCAGGAAACGTTTTTTGCAGAGAATATAAGCAGCCTGGAACCTCCTGGTTCTCCTTATCTGGAGGATGCTATGGGTAAAGCAGCTGTTCGTAAAAAAGCCAAGGACTGGGTGGCCAGGATAACACACGTTTATGGAGCTTATACTACCCATCCTGTTGTTGGCGGCAATCATTTTGCAGTAGGGCGGGGTATGGATGTTACTGTGGAAGGTTTCGGGAGAATAAAAATGGATCAGATCATGTTATATGAGGTGAAAGATGGTCAGATTATATCAGAACAATTCTTCTATTAG
- a CDS encoding GlxA family transcriptional regulator has protein sequence MRIAILDYKNVVPSCVTGPADIWSGLNRMYPLVTGIPLKEDIGIDFITTIDGELVRRPLGGSQSQKLRSRDQFRLIIIPAMRYDKIDEVISQEGRLITWLKKQHQKGSDLASICIGAFLLAETGLLDGKKATTNWLFAKQFEQRYPSINVQDDKIIVDEGPLCSCGGAFSFTTFMIYLIEKLLGHQEAVMASKILMINTHEDSQLAFSVFRYQHDHADESIKSVQEFIETHYQQSILLEKLAADYHMSVRNFIRRFRQATGNTPLEYLQRVRIEAAKKLLENTRESIENVALQCGYEDISFFRKIFRRQVNMSPKEYHLKYGKLKVG, from the coding sequence GTGCGTATTGCTATTCTTGATTACAAAAATGTGGTGCCCAGCTGCGTGACCGGACCTGCTGATATCTGGAGCGGACTTAACCGGATGTATCCGTTGGTCACCGGGATACCGCTAAAGGAAGATATCGGAATCGATTTTATTACAACAATCGATGGGGAGCTTGTCCGTAGACCTTTAGGAGGAAGCCAATCCCAAAAACTCCGCTCCCGGGATCAGTTCCGGTTAATCATTATTCCGGCCATGCGTTATGATAAAATTGACGAAGTGATTAGCCAGGAGGGTCGTCTGATAACATGGTTAAAAAAACAGCACCAGAAAGGATCCGATCTTGCCAGTATTTGTATTGGAGCCTTCCTGCTGGCAGAAACAGGCTTATTGGATGGCAAAAAAGCTACCACTAACTGGCTGTTCGCAAAGCAGTTCGAACAGCGCTATCCCTCCATCAATGTACAGGATGATAAGATCATCGTAGACGAAGGGCCGCTCTGTTCCTGCGGAGGCGCTTTCAGCTTTACCACATTCATGATTTATCTGATCGAAAAACTGCTAGGGCATCAGGAGGCTGTCATGGCTTCCAAAATATTGATGATCAACACCCATGAAGACTCCCAGCTGGCCTTTTCTGTTTTCCGCTACCAGCACGATCATGCTGATGAGTCGATAAAAAGCGTGCAGGAATTCATAGAAACCCACTATCAGCAAAGCATTCTTTTAGAAAAACTGGCTGCCGACTATCATATGAGCGTTAGAAATTTCATTCGTCGCTTCAGACAGGCAACTGGTAATACGCCGCTGGAATACCTGCAACGCGTGCGTATCGAAGCTGCAAAAAAGCTGCTGGAAAACACCCGCGAGAGTATTGAAAATGTAGCACTGCAATGTGGCTATGAAGATATCAGCTTCTTCAGGAAAATCTTTCGCCGGCAAGTAAACATGTCTCCAAAAGAATATCACCTGAAATATGGTAAACTGAAAGTGGGATAA
- a CDS encoding alpha/beta fold hydrolase yields MANKDLTIILVHGAWGDGSHWRHIIPALHKEGYKVRSAQNPLTSLADDINKTRDLIDAQEGKVLLVGHSYGGAVISGAGNHDKVVGLVYIAAFAPDEGDSLGGIFSRRGQPAGAASIYPDNKGYLWIKYDMYHQAFCADLGEDEALVLSLSQKPIHGKCFGDAAGTPAWKNKPSWYQVSDKDLMIPPATQQEMAEHIKAKKIIHLDASHASLASHPKEVLELIREAASYK; encoded by the coding sequence ATGGCAAACAAAGACCTAACAATTATCCTTGTCCATGGGGCATGGGGAGACGGTTCACATTGGCGGCATATTATCCCTGCATTGCATAAAGAAGGATATAAGGTCAGAAGCGCACAGAATCCGTTGACCTCTTTGGCCGATGATATCAATAAAACCAGGGATTTAATTGACGCACAGGAAGGAAAAGTGCTGCTGGTTGGGCACTCCTACGGCGGCGCTGTAATTTCAGGGGCAGGAAATCATGATAAAGTAGTGGGGCTGGTATATATAGCTGCCTTTGCACCCGATGAAGGAGATAGCCTGGGAGGCATTTTCAGCCGGAGAGGTCAGCCAGCCGGTGCAGCCAGCATATATCCGGATAACAAGGGCTACTTATGGATTAAATACGATATGTATCATCAGGCCTTTTGTGCTGATCTGGGAGAAGATGAAGCACTGGTACTGTCACTTTCTCAAAAGCCCATTCATGGCAAATGTTTTGGTGATGCTGCCGGCACTCCTGCCTGGAAAAACAAACCCAGCTGGTACCAGGTTTCCGACAAGGATTTGATGATTCCTCCCGCTACACAACAGGAGATGGCGGAACATATTAAAGCAAAAAAAATTATCCACCTGGACGCCAGCCATGCATCACTGGCTTCCCATCCCAAAGAAGTGCTGGAGCTGATCCGGGAAGCAGCTAGCTATAAATAA
- a CDS encoding calcium:proton antiporter: MTFNHFLYKRWKITLPLWCIISPVIGLLLLGLAGEQQSGIFTAIMGISLISVVLSAVHHAEVVAHRVGEPYGTLILALAITVIEVSLIVSIMLTEAAQESTLARDTVFAAIMLILTGIIGMSLFRGGYIYKEQPFIKQGVSASLVTLTAISILTLVLPNYTTTEAGPIYSSSQLIFVAIISLILYGSFIAVQTVRHRDYFLPGDATAEDEDAHAAPPSNLTSLVSLLLLIVALAVVVLLSKKLSPTIEAIVIDLGAPKSLVGVIIAAVILLPEGIAAIRAAAKNRLQTSLNLALGSALASIGLTIPAVAIVAYFGGFSVTLGIDAKSTLLLILSLFTVSISFNAGKTNILQGIVLLVILATYLFITIVP; encoded by the coding sequence ATGACATTCAATCATTTTCTCTATAAAAGATGGAAAATCACACTGCCATTATGGTGTATTATCAGCCCTGTAATAGGCTTGCTGTTGTTAGGACTGGCCGGAGAACAGCAAAGTGGTATTTTCACCGCTATTATGGGCATCTCATTGATTAGTGTGGTATTATCCGCAGTGCATCATGCAGAAGTAGTGGCCCATAGAGTGGGAGAACCTTATGGTACGCTCATCCTGGCCCTGGCCATTACTGTTATCGAGGTTTCTCTGATTGTTTCCATTATGCTTACTGAGGCAGCGCAGGAATCCACCTTAGCACGGGATACCGTTTTTGCAGCGATTATGCTGATTCTTACAGGGATCATTGGCATGTCTTTATTCCGGGGCGGCTACATTTATAAGGAACAACCTTTTATTAAACAAGGTGTCAGTGCTTCATTGGTAACTTTAACGGCTATTTCTATTTTAACGCTGGTGTTGCCTAATTACACGACTACCGAAGCGGGGCCTATTTATTCCAGCAGCCAGTTGATATTTGTAGCTATTATTTCCCTGATACTATATGGCAGCTTTATTGCCGTTCAAACAGTACGCCACCGGGATTATTTTCTGCCAGGTGATGCCACAGCAGAAGATGAAGATGCACACGCTGCACCACCTTCCAATTTAACTTCATTAGTTAGCCTGCTTCTTTTAATAGTGGCATTGGCAGTAGTAGTACTGCTGTCAAAAAAATTATCCCCTACCATCGAAGCTATTGTCATTGATCTGGGCGCTCCCAAAAGCCTCGTAGGGGTGATCATTGCAGCAGTTATTCTGCTACCGGAAGGGATTGCCGCTATCAGGGCAGCCGCTAAAAACCGGCTTCAGACAAGCCTGAACCTGGCATTAGGTTCTGCCCTGGCCAGTATCGGCCTTACTATTCCTGCGGTAGCTATAGTAGCCTATTTTGGAGGATTCTCGGTTACCCTGGGTATCGATGCTAAGTCCACTTTACTGCTCATACTCTCCCTGTTCACCGTCAGTATTTCTTTTAACGCCGGTAAAACCAATATCCTGCAAGGTATCGTACTGCTGGTGATATTAGCTACTTATCTGTTCATTACAATAGTTCCCTGA
- a CDS encoding VOC family protein translates to MKKRISNQKITSNLWFDRNAEEAVNFYMSIFKDAQIGRVAYYGSEGFEIHGMPEGTVLTIEFMIEGQEFVALNGGPHFKFNEAVSFIINCASQEEVDYYWDRLTAGGDEKAQVCGWLKDKFGVSWQIVPEALTDMLQDPDKSKTGRMMSALFKMKKLDLKALEAAYNK, encoded by the coding sequence ATGAAAAAGAGAATTTCTAATCAGAAAATAACCTCAAACCTTTGGTTTGACAGGAATGCAGAAGAAGCCGTAAATTTTTACATGTCTATCTTCAAGGATGCACAGATAGGAAGAGTAGCCTATTATGGCAGTGAAGGATTTGAAATACACGGTATGCCGGAAGGAACAGTGCTGACAATAGAATTTATGATTGAAGGACAGGAGTTCGTAGCGCTGAATGGAGGCCCTCACTTCAAATTTAATGAAGCGGTCTCCTTTATTATCAACTGTGCCTCACAGGAAGAAGTAGATTATTACTGGGACAGGCTGACCGCCGGAGGTGATGAAAAAGCACAAGTGTGTGGATGGTTGAAAGACAAGTTTGGTGTATCCTGGCAAATTGTACCTGAAGCGCTCACTGATATGCTGCAGGATCCGGATAAATCAAAAACAGGCAGGATGATGAGCGCTTTATTTAAAATGAAGAAACTTGATCTCAAGGCATTGGAAGCGGCTTATAATAAATAG
- a CDS encoding iron chaperone — MKGNLAANIDEYIAGFPKETQQLLETVRTTIKKAAPEAEEAISYAIPTFKLHGNLVHFAAFKNHIGFYPAPRGIEAFKKELAVYEGGKGTVQFPIDQPLPLGLISKIVKFRAKENIALAKAKKAKKK; from the coding sequence ATGAAAGGCAATCTTGCTGCAAACATAGATGAATACATAGCTGGATTCCCCAAAGAAACCCAGCAACTATTGGAAACGGTGCGGACCACCATCAAAAAAGCAGCCCCTGAAGCCGAAGAGGCTATCAGTTATGCTATACCTACCTTTAAATTACATGGTAACCTGGTGCATTTTGCAGCCTTTAAAAATCATATTGGTTTCTATCCTGCCCCCAGAGGAATCGAAGCATTTAAAAAGGAGCTTGCTGTCTATGAAGGAGGCAAGGGCACGGTACAATTCCCCATAGATCAGCCATTACCTTTAGGCTTAATCAGTAAAATTGTAAAATTCAGAGCGAAAGAAAATATAGCGCTTGCAAAGGCCAAAAAGGCCAAAAAGAAATAG
- a CDS encoding SRPBCC domain-containing protein, whose protein sequence is MSLLRVNAGIQISKPVNEVFEAIVDDKKMSNYFISESSGKMEEGKELLWKFPEYEERFPIKVLKIRMNEFVSYEWEMGEGKKNQVEMTLTAAPGNSTVVKITEGEMENNEAGIAWLGGNAEGWANFLACLKAYLEYGINLRKGAFDFRKG, encoded by the coding sequence ATGAGTTTATTAAGAGTTAATGCAGGCATACAGATTTCCAAACCCGTGAATGAGGTGTTTGAAGCCATTGTAGACGACAAAAAAATGTCTAATTATTTTATTTCGGAAAGTTCCGGGAAGATGGAAGAGGGAAAGGAGTTGTTGTGGAAATTCCCGGAATATGAGGAAAGGTTTCCCATAAAAGTTTTGAAGATCAGAATGAATGAATTCGTGTCTTACGAATGGGAAATGGGAGAAGGCAAAAAGAACCAGGTGGAAATGACGCTTACTGCTGCCCCGGGTAATAGTACCGTAGTAAAAATCACTGAGGGAGAAATGGAAAACAATGAAGCGGGGATTGCATGGCTGGGTGGTAACGCAGAAGGATGGGCGAACTTCCTGGCTTGTCTGAAAGCCTATCTGGAATATGGTATTAACCTGCGGAAAGGGGCTTTTGATTTTAGAAAAGGTTAA